A genomic region of Phragmites australis chromosome 2, lpPhrAust1.1, whole genome shotgun sequence contains the following coding sequences:
- the LOC133909474 gene encoding stearoyl-[acyl-carrier-protein] 9-desaturase 2, chloroplastic has protein sequence MMALRPHDVTLCLTPPLAARSRRRSGVRVFAVASTPSTVSTKVESKKSFAPPREVHVQVTHSMPPQKIEIFKSLDDWARDNILTHLKPVEKCWQPQDFLPDPASDGFHDEVKELRERAKEIPDDYFVCLVGDMVTEEALPTYQTMLNTLDGVRDETGASPTAWAVWTRAWTAEENRHGDLLNKYLYLTGRVDMRQIEKTIQYLIGSGMDPRTENNPYLGFIYTSFQERATFISHGNTARHAKDYGDLKLAQICGIIASDEKRHETAYTKIVEKLFEIDPDGTVLALADMMKKKISMPAHLMFDGQDDKLFDHFSMVAQRLGVYTARDYADILEFLVDRWKVADLTGLSGKGQKAQDYLCTLAARIRKLDERAQSRAKKAGTMPFSWVYGREVQL, from the exons ATGATGGCACTCCGCCCCCACGACGTCACCCTCTGCCTCACCCCTCCCCTCGCCgcgcgcagccgccgccgcagtGGCGTCAGGGTcttcgccgtcgcctccactcCCTCCACCGTCTCCACCAA GGTTGAGAGTAAGAAGTCTTTTGCTCCTCCACGAGAGGTACATGTCCAGGTTACACATTCAATGCCACCTCAGAAGATTGAAATATTCAAGTCTCTTGATGACTGGGCTAGAGATAATATCTTGACGCATCTTAAGCCGGTCGAAAAGTGTTGGCAGCCACAGGATTTCCTCCCTGACCCAGCATCTGATGGATTTCATGATGAAGTTAAGGAGCTCAGAGAACGTGCCAAGGAAATCCCTGATGattattttgtttgtttggttggagacATGGTTACTGAGGAAGCTCTTCCAACATACCAGACTATGCTTAACACCCTTGATGGCGTCAGAGATGAGACAGGTGCAAGCCCCACTGCCTGGGCTGTTTGGACGAGGGCATGGACTGCTGAGGAGAATAGACATGGCGACCTCCTAAACAAGTATCTGTACCTCACTGGGAGGGTGGATATGAGACAAATTGAAAAGACAATTCAGTATCTTATTGGCTCTGGAATg GATCCTAGGACTGAGAATAATCCTTATCTCGGCTTCATCTACACATCCTTCCAAGAGCGAGCAACCTTCATTTCACACGGGAACACTGCTCGCCATGCCAAGGACTATGGTGACCTAAAGCTTGCACAAATCTGTGGCATTATCGCCTCAGATGAGAAGCGGCATGAAACTGCATACACCAAGATTGTTGAGAAGCTGTTTGAGATTGACCCTGATGGCACTGTGCTTGCTCTAGCtgatatgatgaagaagaagatctCAATGCCTGCCCACCTGATGTTCGATGGGCAGGACGATAAGCTTTTTGATCACTTCTCCATGGTTGCACAGAGGCTTGGTGTTTACACCGCCAGGGACTATGCAGACATCCTTGAGTTCCTTGTGGACAGGTGGAAGGTGGCCGACCTGACTGGCCTGTCCGGCAAGGGGCAGAAGGCCCAGGACTACCTTTGCACCCTTGCTGCAAGAATCAGGAAGCTGGATGAGAGGGCCCAAAGCAGAGCCAAGAAAGCTGGTACAATGCCTTTTAGCTGGGTATATGGTAGGGAAGTTCAACTGTGA